Below is a genomic region from Citrobacter telavivensis.
TTACGGCAGAGAAAGGCTATGAACTGGAAGAGAGCTTCCCGGCCGATCGCAGCACGCTGCGTCAACTGACTAAATATGCCGGTAGCGGTGGTGGGTTAACCATTAACTTTGACGCGATGCTGTTGGGCGAACGCATCTTCTGGGATCCGGCCACCGATACGTTGACCATTAAAGGCACGCCGCCGAACCTGCGCGATCAGCTTCAGCGTCGTACTTCAGGCGGTAACTAAGCGCCATAAAAAAACCCCGCCGGAGCGGGGTTTTTCTTCAACTTGTTGGCGATTACGCGCGAACGAAGTCGATGTGAGTCAGCTTCGGCTTGAACGCGTGACGCTGTACAGCCTGAGCTTTAACTTTAACTTCTTTACCGTCAACAACGATAGTCAGAACGTCGCTATAAAAACCTTCTTTAGCTTGCATGTTCATGATGGAATCGTGGTCCAGTTCGATAGCAATCGGGGCTTCTTTGCCACCGTAGATGATTGCCGGGAACTTGTTAGCGGCACGCAGGCGGCGGCTCGCACCCTTACCCTGCTCTTTACGTACTTCAGCGTTGATAGTAAACATTTAAATCTCTCTTTAATAATTCCTGTTACAGGCGACCCAGCAACAGGTAAGTGATCTGCTTTGCGTATGCAAAAGCGGGCGAGATTCTATACTTAAACGCCCATTACATCAATCAAAAGTACGATTAACCGCGTAATTCATGTGCCCGACGGAAACGTCCCTCGTAATCGAACACTTTTTCCCGTACTTGCCAGTATTGACCTTTCATTCGCGCCACCACAAAGTCGGGATGACGTAACAACGTCTGCTGCGCGAGGATATCCGCCGCCGTGATCCAGCGTAGCGGCACGCCTGGCGTGCGGGTATGCGGGCGGATAAACAGTTGTTCAAACGCTGTACGCTGGGCTGGAGTTTGTAAGCGAAAACGTTCGCTGACATCCGCGCCGTCTTCGTCGTAGTAGGTGATTTTCAACCATTCGCCTTTCTCGTCATGACCGTGCTGCAACGTCATGCCGCTACAGCGGAGCACCAGCGCGTCTTTCAGCTTCAGCGCCGCTTTCAGCATGTCGTCCGGATCGACGAGGATCGTATCGCATTCCCGGCAGCGACGGGCGGCAATGTCGTTTTCGGCATTACACTGTGGGCAATTTTTAAAGCGAAAGCGAAAATCGCACTGCTCACGGTGTCCCTCATCATCTTCAAACCAGCCCTGACAGCGGCGTCCGAAATGTTCTATCAGGGTACCGTCAGCGGTGGTTTTGCCCCAGAAGGTGTTGGCGAAGCCGCAGGCCGGACAAAAGACCTGTACCGGCACGTTGTCACTTTTGCCTTTCGGGCTGCCCACTTCCGGGGAATAGAGGTCGTGTGGATTACCGGCGTAATCGAGAATCAAACAGTCCGTCTTTCCCGGCGCGAGGCGCAGACCGCGACCCACAATTTGTTGGTACAGACTGACCGACTCGGTGGGGCGCAGGATGGCGATAAGATCGACGTGCGGGGCATCAAAGCCGGTGGTTAAGACGGAGACATTGACCAGATAGCGAAAACCCTGGGCTTTGAACGCATCGATCAGTGCGTCGCGTTCAGGGCCGGGGGTGTCGCCTGTAATCAGCGCAGAATCCTCTTTGGGCAGCAATCCGGCTATCTCTCTGGCGTGTTCGACGGTGGCGGCAAATATCATCACCCCTTTGCGGGTCTGGGCAAATTCAACAATCTGGCTGATGATGTGCGGCGTGATGCGCTGCTGCTTTTTCAGCTCCCGGTTCAGATCGACGTCGCTAAACAGACCATTGCTCTGCGCCTGCAGGCGGCTGAAATCGTACTGTACCACCGGCATATCAAGTCGTTCCGGCGGTGTGAGATAGCCGTGCTTAATCATATAACGCAGCGGCAGTTCATAAATGCAGTCGCGAAACAGCGCCTGGTCGTCGCCGCGCACCATACCGTGGTAGTGGAAATGATAGATCCAGCCTTTACCCAGACGAAAAGGGGTGGCGGTCAGCCCCAGCAGGCGAATATGGGGATTAGCATTGCTCAGATGAGTAAGGATCTGCTGATACTGGCTCTCTTCGTCATCGCCGATGCGATGGCACTCATCAACAATTAGCAGCGAAAATTCGCTCTGGAAGGCGTCCAGGTTACGGGCCACGGACTGAACGCTGCCGAACACCACTTTGCCGTGGCTCTCTTTGCGTTTGAGTCCGGCCGCAAAAATATCGGCTTCCAGTCCCAGCGCGCAGTATTTGGCATGGTTTTGCGCCACCAGCTCTTTCACATGTGCCAGCACCAGCACACGCCCTCTGGCGACGCGCGCCAGTTCGGCAATCACCAGGCTTTTACCGGCACCGGTGGGGAGGACAATCACCGCTGGCGTTTGATGGCGGCGGAAATGGTTGAGCGTGGCATCCACTGCTTCTTGCTGATAGGGGCGAAGTGTAAAAATCATGGTCTCACAATACGTAACGAACTCGGGTATAGTATGCCACGAATCGTTTTCCCTTGAGGGATGTTGTTAGCCCGCTATACTGGGCAGATAACGGCTCCACTTTTCGGGCAGCGCGCCCGATTCCCGTATTGTTACAGGCAAAATCACACTCATGCGACTTGATAAATTTATCGCTCAGCAACTCGGCGTCAGCCGCGCTATTGCCGGGCGTGAGATCCGCGGTAGCCGTGTTACCGTGGATGGTGAAATCATCCGAAATACCGCGTTCAAACTGTTGCCAGAACACGACGTAGAATATGATGGCAACACGCTGGTTCAGCAAAATGGCCCACGTTACTTTATGCTTAATAAACCCCAGGGTTACGTGTGCTCAACCGATGACCCGGATCATCCGACGATCCTTTACTTCCTGGATGAGCCGGTCGCGCATAAATTACACGCTGCGGGTCGCCTGGATATCGACACCACCGGTCTGGTGCTGATGACCGACGATGGGCAGTGGTCGCATCGTATCACTTCGCCACGCCATCACTGCGAGAAAACCTATCTGGTCACGCTGGAGTCGCCGGTAACCGGTGATACCGCAGAGCAGTTTGCGAAGGGCGTGCAACTCCATAATGAGAAAGATCTCACGAAGCCGGCTGTGCTTGAGGTTATTACTCCCACGCAGGTGCGTCTGACCATTAGCGAAGGGCGCTATCATCAGGTGAAACGGATGTTTGCCGCCGTGGGCAACCACGTCGTCGGGCTGCACCGCGAGCGGATCGGCGCCATTATCCTCGATGCTGACCTTGAACCGGGTGAGTATCGTCCATTGACTGACGCGGAAATTGCCAGCGTTGTCTAAGCCAGACAGGCTAGGTTTTTAACCTGCCTCTGACAAATTCAGGAGTTTTTTGTGACCACCCGGCAGCACTCGTCTTTTGCCATTGTTTTTATCCTCGGTCTGCTGGCTATGCTGATGCCGCTGTCGATCGATATGTATCTTCCGGCGCTACCGGTGATCTCCGAGCAGTTTGGCGTGCCGGCGGGCAGTGCGCAGATGACGCTCAGCACCTATATCCTGGGCTTCGCCGTCGGGCAGTTGCTGTATGGTCCAATGGCGGATAGCCTCGGGCGAAAACCGGTGATCCTCGGCGGCACGCTGGTGTTCGCCGCGGCTGCTGTGGCCTGCGCGCTGGCGCAAACCATCGATCAACTGATTGTCATGCGATTCTTTCACGGCCTGGCGGCAGCCGCTGCCAGCGTGGTGATCAATGCGCTGATGCGCGATATGTATCCGAAAGAAGAGTTCTCCCGCATGATGTCATTCGTCATGCTGGTGACCACGATTGCGCCGCTGATGGCGCCGATTATCGGCGGCTGGGTGCTGGTATGGCTGAGCTGGCACTACATCTTCTGGATCCTGGCGATCGCAGCGGTGCTGGCCTCTGTCATGATCGCGACGCTCATTAAAGAGACGCTGCCGGTTGAAAAGCGCCAGCCGTTCCATATTCGCACGACGATAGGTAACTTCGCCTCGTTGTTTCGCCATAAGCGGGTGCTGAGCTATATGCTGGCCAGTGGCTTTAGCTTTGCCGGGATGTTCTCATTCCTTAGCGCCGGGCCTTTCGTGTATATCGAAATCAACCATGTATCACCGCAGGATTTTGGTTATTACTTCGCCCTGAACATCGTCTTCTTGTTCATTATGACGATTTTTAACAGTCGCTTTGTGCGGCGGATCGGTGCGCTGAACATGTTCCGTACCGGATTGTGGATCCAACTGGCGATGGCGGTGTGGATGGTGCTCAGCGCGCTGTTTGGCGTCGGTTTCTGGGCGCTGGTGCTGGGTGTGGCGGTCTTTGTCGGCTGCGTGTCGATGATCTCCTCCAATGCGATGGCGGTGATCCTCGATGAGTTCCCACATATGGCGGGAACGGCCTCGTCGCTGGCGGGTACCTTCCGCTTTGGCATTGGCGCGCTCGTCGGCGCATTGCTCTCTCTGGCGACGTTTAACTCGGCCTGGCCGATGATTTGGTCCATTGCTTTCTGTGCAAGTTGTTCAATTTTGTTCTATCTCTATGCGAGCCGCCCGAAAAAACGGTGATCAAATACACAACATGGAAGCCGTTCGGCTTCCTTTGTTGATGTATGTCAACGACAATTCCATCATTTCCCCGATATATGTTTATTTTATGTAAAATCAATTTATGTAAAAAGTCACATCATTGTAGTTAAAAAGGTTGAGTTAGATCGCAGAAACGGGTACATATAGCCCGCGCTCCCATCCCGACTGGAAACATCTATTTTAATAAAGGCCATACCGACCATACTGGCCACGCGGGATAAGGATCGTCACGTTATGCAACCGTTTAAGGACGGATTGTCAATGATGTGTTAATATAGATGTAAATAAATTGTGAAGTTATTGTGCTTCCGGGGAAAGAAAGTGACAACATTACAGCTCTCAATCGTTCATCGCTTACCACAGAACTATCGTTGGTCAGCGGGTTTCGCAGGTTCGAAAGTTGAACCGATTCCGCAAAATGGCCAAAGCGTAGAAAACAGTCTGGTGGCGCTTAAACTGCTGAGTCCGGATGGCGATAGCGCCTGGCCGGTGATGCATAAACTCAGCCAGGCGCTCAGCGATATTGAAGTGCCATGTTCAGTACTGGAGTGTGAAGGTGAACCGTGCCTGTTTGTGAATCGCCAGGACGAGTTTGCCGCGACCTGTCGTCTGAAGAACTTTGGCGTGGCCATTGCCGAACCGTTTTCTAACAACAATCCGTTTTGAGCGTCAGCTTAGCGTGAGAAGCTGACGCGTATACGCCTGCTGCGGTGCGCTAAAGACGTGCTGGCATTGCCCCTGCTCGATTACCTCTCCCTGTCTTAGCACAATCACCTGATGGCATAACGCGCGTACCACGTGCAGATCGTGGCTTATGAAGATATAGGCCAGACGATGCTTCTGCTGCAACGATTTCAACAGCGCGAGAATTTGCGCCTGCACGGTCCGATCGAGAGACGACGTGGGTTCATCAAGAATAATCAATGACGGTTTCAGGATCAGCGCTCTGGCAATTGCGATACGCTGGCGCTGACCGCCGGAAAACTCCGCCGGATAGCGATGACGCGTGTCGGCATCCAGTCCCACTTCCGCCATCACAGCCACGACCTGCTGCTCACGCTGTTCGGCTGAGAGCGCTGGCTGGTGAACGCGCAGTCCTTCTTCAATGATTTGCAGTACGCTCAGTCGCGGATTCAGCGAGGAGTTGGGATCCTGGAAGACCACCTGGATACGATGACGAACGGGCAACAGCTGTCGGCGCTTAAGATGTTGTAACTGCTGACCGTCAAATACTATGCTGCCCTGAGAGGTAATAAGCCGCAGGAGCGCCAGCCCGGTAGTGCTTTTTCCCGAACCTGATTCCCCCACCAGCC
It encodes:
- a CDS encoding Bcr/CflA family multidrug efflux MFS transporter, with translation MTTRQHSSFAIVFILGLLAMLMPLSIDMYLPALPVISEQFGVPAGSAQMTLSTYILGFAVGQLLYGPMADSLGRKPVILGGTLVFAAAAVACALAQTIDQLIVMRFFHGLAAAAASVVINALMRDMYPKEEFSRMMSFVMLVTTIAPLMAPIIGGWVLVWLSWHYIFWILAIAAVLASVMIATLIKETLPVEKRQPFHIRTTIGNFASLFRHKRVLSYMLASGFSFAGMFSFLSAGPFVYIEINHVSPQDFGYYFALNIVFLFIMTIFNSRFVRRIGALNMFRTGLWIQLAMAVWMVLSALFGVGFWALVLGVAVFVGCVSMISSNAMAVILDEFPHMAGTASSLAGTFRFGIGALVGALLSLATFNSAWPMIWSIAFCASCSILFYLYASRPKKR
- the rsuA gene encoding 16S rRNA pseudouridine(516) synthase RsuA; protein product: MRLDKFIAQQLGVSRAIAGREIRGSRVTVDGEIIRNTAFKLLPEHDVEYDGNTLVQQNGPRYFMLNKPQGYVCSTDDPDHPTILYFLDEPVAHKLHAAGRLDIDTTGLVLMTDDGQWSHRITSPRHHCEKTYLVTLESPVTGDTAEQFAKGVQLHNEKDLTKPAVLEVITPTQVRLTISEGRYHQVKRMFAAVGNHVVGLHRERIGAIILDADLEPGEYRPLTDAEIASVV
- the rplY gene encoding 50S ribosomal protein L25, with translation MFTINAEVRKEQGKGASRRLRAANKFPAIIYGGKEAPIAIELDHDSIMNMQAKEGFYSDVLTIVVDGKEVKVKAQAVQRHAFKPKLTHIDFVRA
- a CDS encoding DEAD/DEAH box helicase; amino-acid sequence: MIFTLRPYQQEAVDATLNHFRRHQTPAVIVLPTGAGKSLVIAELARVARGRVLVLAHVKELVAQNHAKYCALGLEADIFAAGLKRKESHGKVVFGSVQSVARNLDAFQSEFSLLIVDECHRIGDDEESQYQQILTHLSNANPHIRLLGLTATPFRLGKGWIYHFHYHGMVRGDDQALFRDCIYELPLRYMIKHGYLTPPERLDMPVVQYDFSRLQAQSNGLFSDVDLNRELKKQQRITPHIISQIVEFAQTRKGVMIFAATVEHAREIAGLLPKEDSALITGDTPGPERDALIDAFKAQGFRYLVNVSVLTTGFDAPHVDLIAILRPTESVSLYQQIVGRGLRLAPGKTDCLILDYAGNPHDLYSPEVGSPKGKSDNVPVQVFCPACGFANTFWGKTTADGTLIEHFGRRCQGWFEDDEGHREQCDFRFRFKNCPQCNAENDIAARRCRECDTILVDPDDMLKAALKLKDALVLRCSGMTLQHGHDEKGEWLKITYYDEDGADVSERFRLQTPAQRTAFEQLFIRPHTRTPGVPLRWITAADILAQQTLLRHPDFVVARMKGQYWQVREKVFDYEGRFRRAHELRG